A genomic window from Salvelinus namaycush isolate Seneca chromosome 5, SaNama_1.0, whole genome shotgun sequence includes:
- the LOC120047142 gene encoding sialic acid-binding Ig-like lectin 12, which produces MWVLIWAALLLSLTERTTCQNKDPAAPINITFSPAEITPQAGLCAVIPCSFTHPDNFTAHIAIWFKCPDARCSIKPGTDSIFHSKNSSKAQEGYRRRVSLLEKDLTKKNCSIIINDITKTDDGDYQLRLSGSFNSGNRSKLTSPEKVKIAVKALNQKPSVLTPPLTEGEPATLTCTAPGICSGTPPNITWTWRGTGDNITALRDNATLCKR; this is translated from the exons ATGTGGGTCCTAATCTGGGCagctctacttctctctctgacagagagAACCACATGCCAAA ATAAGGACCCTGCAGCACCAATCAACATCACCTTCAGTCCAGCAGAGATAACACCACAGGCTGGACTATGTGCTGTTATTCCATGTTCGTTCACTCACCCTGATAACTTCACTGCTCACATAGCAATATGGTTTAAATGCCCTGATGCAAGATGTTCTATTAAACCCGGAACGGACTCTATTTTCCACTCAAAGAATTCCTCTAAAGCTCAGGAGGGTTATAGAAGGCGAGTGTCACTACTGGAGAAAGACCTGACAAAGAAGAACTGCAGTATAATCATCAACGACATCACTAAGACTGATGACGGAGACTATCAATTAAGACTGTCCGGATCATTTAACAGTGGAAATAGAAGTAAACTCACATCCCCAGAGAAAGTTAAAATTGCAGTGAAAG CTCTGAACCAGAAGCCCTCAGTGTTGACTCCTCCTCTGACAGAAGGAGAACCAGCGACCCTGACCTGCACCGCCCCGGGGATCTGCTCTGGAACTCCTCCTAACATCACATGGacatggagagggacaggagacaACATCACTGCGCTCAGAGACAACGCCACTCTATGCAAAAGATGA